A genomic segment from Excalfactoria chinensis isolate bCotChi1 chromosome 15, bCotChi1.hap2, whole genome shotgun sequence encodes:
- the SNX21 gene encoding sorting nexin-21 isoform X2 yields the protein MAARILHRLRHALGAEGAREERTHDGGEAEDCPESSELEDDTEGLSTRLSGTLSFGGHEEDEEEEDEEEEEEDGAGEELPAGDAAQDGEWGPAARPGSLLTRQLQELWRRSRSSLVPQRLLFEVTSASVVSERSSKYVLYTIYLIRSGQLDKAPASISRRYSDFERLNRRLRGRFGCDMAGIAFPRKRLRRNFTAETIAKRSRAFEQFLSHLHSIAEIRRSPEFLEFFFLQDLRAAQRLTCTGMYREALATWANAYRLQDRLGVCGSGRFLLTLAGLVVCHQELDQLGEAHGCCEQALQLLEAQDSHPLLGPFLQAHVHLAWKVGKDKRQSEARLQGLQEAGVPLQQQPSLKECLIKEPLE from the exons ATGGCCGCCCGCATCCTGCACCGCCTGCGGCACGCGCTGGGCGCGGAGGGCGCCCGGGAGGAGCGGACGCACGACGGCGGTGAGGCCGAGGACTGCCCCGAGAGCTCGGAGCTGGAGGACGACACCGAGGGGCTGTCCACCCGGCTCAGCGGCACCCTGAGCTTCGGCGGGCACgaggaggacgaggaggaggaagacgaggaggaggaggaggaggacggcGCCGGCGAGGAGCTGCCGGCGGGGGATGCCGCGCAGGACGGAG AGTGGGGCccggcggcgcggcccggcaGCCTCCTGACccggcagctgcaggagctgtggcGGCGGTCGCGGAGCAGCCTCGTACCGCAGCGGCTGCTCTTCGAGGTCACCAGCGCCAGCGTGGTCAGCGAGCGCTCCTCCAAGTACGTG CTCTACACCATCTACCTGATCCGCTCCGGGCAGTTGGACAAAGCTCCCGCCTCCATCTCCCGCCGCTACTCGGACTTCGAGCGGCTGAACCGCCGCCTGCGCGGCCGCTTTGGCTGTGACATGGCGGGCATCGCCTTCCCCAGGAAGAGGCTGCGGCGCAACTTCACGGCCGAGACCATCGCCAAGCGGAGCCGGGCCTTCGAGCAGTTCCTGTCCCACCTGCACTCCATCGCCGAGATCCGCCGCTCCCCCGAGTTCCTCGAGTTCTTCTTCCTGCAGGACCTGCGTGCCGCCCAGCGCCTCACCTGCACCGGCATGTACCGCGAGGCTCTGGCCACGTGGGCCAACGCTTACCGCCTGCAGGACCGCCTGGGGGTCTGCGGCTCCGGCCGCTTCCTCCTGACGCTGGCCGGGTTGGTTGTCTGCCACCAGGAGCTGGACCAGCTGGGTGAAGCCCACGGCTGCTGCGAGCAGgcgctgcagctgctggaggccCAGGACAGCCACCCGCTGCTGGGGCCCTTCCTCCAGGCTCACGTCCACCTGGCCTGGAAAGTGGGCAAGGATAAGAGGCAGTCGGAGGCCCGGCTGCAGGGCCTGCAGGAGGCCGGGGTGCccttgcagcagcagcccagcctgaAGGAGTGTCTCATCAAGGAACCTCTGGAGTGA
- the DNTTIP1 gene encoding deoxynucleotidyltransferase terminal-interacting protein 1 isoform X1 — MGAARDAEQQSGPPGEEGPGGGEEQPGGTSPWNIMIKHRQVQRRGRRSQMTSSFTDPIVSMDLLRAVLQPSINEEIRAVFNKYMKFFQKAALNVRDNVGEEVDPEQLIQETCQSCLEQAKLLFSDGKKVVSRLPHEQMGPKRARQIDEELNRRGSPLPKKRKGRPPGQSLSNDRGVSGMSAWKLKVSEPVRRDGPKWDPSRLTETTTFVLGSRANKALGMGGTRGRLYIKHPHLFKYAADPQDKQWLAEQQHMRATGGKMAYLLLEEDIRDLAATDDYRDSVELRLEELKPFVPPAWMTEKMQKYMETLRDGGDPPPPPDIHPEAFPEGPPEGHPEPSHPPPAPQ, encoded by the exons ATGGGCGCCGCCCGTGACGCGGAGCAGCAGTCGGGGCCTCCGGGCGAGGAAGGCCCGGGCGGCGGCGAGGAGCAGCCGGGCGGCACG AGCCCCTGGAACATCATGATCAAGCATCGGCAGGTGCAGCGGCGCGGCCGGCGCTCCCAGATGACCAGCAG CTTCACCGACCCCATCGTGTCCATGGACCTGCTGCGAGccgtgctgcagcccagcattAACGAGGAGATCCGGGCCGTCTTCAATAAGTACATGAAG TTCTTCCAGAAGGCTGCACTCAACGTGCGCGACAACGTTGGGGAGGAGGTGGATCCGGAGCAGCTCATCCAGGAGACGTGTCAGAGCTGCCTGGAGCAG gCCAAGCTGCTGTTCTCAGATGGCAAAAAAGTTGTATCCAGGTTGCCCCATGAGCAGATGGGACCAAAG CGTGCCCGACAGATTGATGAGGAATTGAATCGTCGAGGAAGCCCCCTTCCCAAAAAG AGAAAGGGACGGCCTCCAGGACAGAGCCTGTCAAACGATCGTGGGGTCTCAGGCATGTCAGC GTGGAAGCTCAAAGTCTCTGAACCTGTGAGAAGGGATGGACCAAAG TGGGATCCATCCCGACTGACTGAAACCACAACCTTTGTGCTGGGATCTCGAGCAAACAA AGCTCTCGGGATGGGAGGAACAAGAGGGCGACTCTACATCAAGCATCCCCACCTCTTTAAG TACGCAGCCGACCCGCAGGATAAGCaatggctggcagagcagcagcacatgagGGCCACTGGGGGCAAGATG GCTTACCTCCTGCTGGAAGAGGACATCCGCGACTTGGCGGCCACTGACGACTACAG GGACTCGGTGGAGCTGcggctggaggagctgaagcCCTTCGTGCCGCCCGCCTGGATGACGGAGAAGATGCAGAAGTACATGGAGACGCTTCGCGATGGGGGGgacccgccgccgccccccgacATCCACCCCGAGGCCTTTCCTGAGGGCCCCCCCGAAGGTCACCCCGAGCCCTCACacccgcccccggccccgcaaTAA
- the DNTTIP1 gene encoding deoxynucleotidyltransferase terminal-interacting protein 1 isoform X2 yields the protein MGAARDAEQQSGPPGEEGPGGGEEQPGGTSPWNIMIKHRQVQRRGRRSQMTSSFTDPIVSMDLLRAVLQPSINEEIRAVFNKYMKFFQKAALNVRDNVGEEVDPEQLIQETCQSCLEQAKLLFSDGKKVVSRLPHEQMGPKRARQIDEELNRRGSPLPKKRKGRPPGQSLSNDRGVSGMSAWKLKVSEPVRRDGPKWDPSRLTETTTFVLGSRANKALGMGGTRGRLYIKHPHLFKAYLLLEEDIRDLAATDDYRDSVELRLEELKPFVPPAWMTEKMQKYMETLRDGGDPPPPPDIHPEAFPEGPPEGHPEPSHPPPAPQ from the exons ATGGGCGCCGCCCGTGACGCGGAGCAGCAGTCGGGGCCTCCGGGCGAGGAAGGCCCGGGCGGCGGCGAGGAGCAGCCGGGCGGCACG AGCCCCTGGAACATCATGATCAAGCATCGGCAGGTGCAGCGGCGCGGCCGGCGCTCCCAGATGACCAGCAG CTTCACCGACCCCATCGTGTCCATGGACCTGCTGCGAGccgtgctgcagcccagcattAACGAGGAGATCCGGGCCGTCTTCAATAAGTACATGAAG TTCTTCCAGAAGGCTGCACTCAACGTGCGCGACAACGTTGGGGAGGAGGTGGATCCGGAGCAGCTCATCCAGGAGACGTGTCAGAGCTGCCTGGAGCAG gCCAAGCTGCTGTTCTCAGATGGCAAAAAAGTTGTATCCAGGTTGCCCCATGAGCAGATGGGACCAAAG CGTGCCCGACAGATTGATGAGGAATTGAATCGTCGAGGAAGCCCCCTTCCCAAAAAG AGAAAGGGACGGCCTCCAGGACAGAGCCTGTCAAACGATCGTGGGGTCTCAGGCATGTCAGC GTGGAAGCTCAAAGTCTCTGAACCTGTGAGAAGGGATGGACCAAAG TGGGATCCATCCCGACTGACTGAAACCACAACCTTTGTGCTGGGATCTCGAGCAAACAA AGCTCTCGGGATGGGAGGAACAAGAGGGCGACTCTACATCAAGCATCCCCACCTCTTTAAG GCTTACCTCCTGCTGGAAGAGGACATCCGCGACTTGGCGGCCACTGACGACTACAG GGACTCGGTGGAGCTGcggctggaggagctgaagcCCTTCGTGCCGCCCGCCTGGATGACGGAGAAGATGCAGAAGTACATGGAGACGCTTCGCGATGGGGGGgacccgccgccgccccccgacATCCACCCCGAGGCCTTTCCTGAGGGCCCCCCCGAAGGTCACCCCGAGCCCTCACacccgcccccggccccgcaaTAA
- the ZSWIM1 gene encoding zinc finger SWIM domain-containing protein 1 has protein sequence MAEGAGRDCKVSYELDAEGRMASVSFQRAAMGALFARFPQALLVHRTCAPSGRALYIFLADGPCLAVRRAAGRVVHVAVPRDETAHGLARMCEAFRAFNPAWWRTRVLLVGPDLPEPMALGQAFPAAEVRLSAFHVCKHLQEQIQRLGLEPRAEQLLLSTLQSTMCGATEGKRKEMHRVLNETVPPDLLPRFHAHWLLTDKIWATYGERSSKKSDYFSELEAVTQGLSQIFSAELFLETCIASLAKYYQKCVSEGPPGDAVCSAACSDHRAASPSPPASNSPLQPPATCQDQPSQCSLQDSPVATAAPQLPVALRSQPAPPQSLLQSGSVSTCSLYVPSSPAIKVEATEHPEGESDEMNQRAEECIMQSLSDICTDSAARLCLSELAVVQQSVQLIGTNADDAVSVQILEDAHRVTQEGLGRCTCHFNQTFQLPCRHIQAVLNSESKTLQPEMLGRQKGCDVIQGMQDDADHLLEDLESPWDESRDKYLAVSSLTAEVSRLLASCSTEEFELRCSTLRALADSWIGPYMQVKL, from the coding sequence ATGGCGGAGGGCGCGGGGCGCGACTGCAAGGTGTCGTACGAGCTGGACGCCGAGGGCCGCATGGCTTCCGTCAGCTTCCAGCGGGCCGCCATGGGCGCGCTGTTCGCTCGCTTCCCGCAGGCGCTGCTGGTGCACCGAACCTGCGCCCCGAGCGGGCGGGCGCTCTACATCTTCCTGGCGGACGGGCCGTGCCTGGCGGTGCGCAGGGCCGCGGGCAGGGTGGTGCACGTCGCCGTGCCCCGCGACGAGACGGCGCACGGCCTGGCCCGCATGTGCGAGGCCTTCCGGGCGTTCAACCCCGCCTGGTGGCGCACCCGCGTGCTGCTGGTGGGCCCCGACCTCCCCGAGCCCATGGCGCTGGGCCAGGCCTTCCCCGCGGCCGAGGTGCGGCTCTCGGCCTTCCACGTGTGCAAGCACCTGCAGGAGCAGATCCAGCGGCTGGGCCTGGAGCCCCGCGCCGagcagctgctcctcagcacCCTGCAGAGCACCATGTGCGGAGCCACGGAGGGCAAACGCAAGGAGATGCACCGCGTCCTGAACGAGACGGTACCGCCCGACCTGCTGCCGCGCTTCCACGCCCACTGGCTGCTCACCGATAAGATCTGGGCCACGTATGGGGAGAGGAGCTCCAAGAAGAGTGACTATTTCTCAGAGCTGGAGGCCGTCACCCAGGGCTTAAGCCAGATTTTCAGTGCCGAGCTCTTCCTGGAGACTTGCATCGCCTCCTTAGCCAAGTACTaccagaagtgtgtttctgagGGCCCTCCCGGTGACGCCGTGTGCTCCGCTGCCTGTTCTGATCACCGTGCAGCTTCCCCAAGCCCACCCGCCTCGAATTCCCCTCTCCAGCCCCCGGCGACGTGTCAGGATCAGCCATCCCAGTGCTCTCTCCAGGACTCTCCCGTTGCAACGGCAGCTCCTCAGCTCCCAGTGGCCCTCCGCAGCCAGCCTGCACCTCCCCAGTCTCTCCTCCAGAGCGGCTCTGTGAGCACTTGCTCCTTGTACGTTCCTTCATCTCCTGCAATTAAAGTGGAGGCCACGGAACACCCAGAGGGGGAGAGCGATGAGATGAACCAAAGGGCTGAAGAATGCATCATGCAGTCTTTGTCTGATATTTGCACAGATTCTGCTGCCAGGCTGTGCCTGAGCGAGCTTGCGGTGGTTCAGCAGTCTGTACAGCTGATAGGCACCAACGCAGATGATGCTGTCAGCGTGCAGATCCTTGAAGATGCTCACAGAGTGACTCAGGAAGGGCTGGGCCGCTGCACATGCCACTTCAACCAGACGTTCCAGTTGCCCTGCCGGCACATCCAGGCTGTGCTGAACTCAGAGAGTAAGACCTTGCAGCCTGAGATGCTGGGGAGGCAGAAGGGATGTGACGTCATCCAGGGCATGCAAGACGATGCTGACCACCTCTTGGAGGACCTGGAGAGCCCTTGGGATGAGTCTCGGGACAAATACCTGGCTGTGTCCTCGCTCACAGCAGAGGTCAGCCGGCTCCTCGCCTCGTGTAGCACAGAGGAGTTTGAGCTCCGGTGCAGCACGCTGAGAGCGCTGGCTGACAGCTGGATCGGGCCCTACATGCAGGTGAAACTCTAG
- the SNX21 gene encoding sorting nexin-21 isoform X1 produces the protein MAARILHRLRHALGAEGAREERTHDGGEAEDCPESSELEDDTEGLSTRLSGTLSFGGHEEDEEEEDEEEEEEDGAGEELPAGDAAQDGGRCRDGCPGSPLPPRPLSPSPRTEWGPAARPGSLLTRQLQELWRRSRSSLVPQRLLFEVTSASVVSERSSKYVLYTIYLIRSGQLDKAPASISRRYSDFERLNRRLRGRFGCDMAGIAFPRKRLRRNFTAETIAKRSRAFEQFLSHLHSIAEIRRSPEFLEFFFLQDLRAAQRLTCTGMYREALATWANAYRLQDRLGVCGSGRFLLTLAGLVVCHQELDQLGEAHGCCEQALQLLEAQDSHPLLGPFLQAHVHLAWKVGKDKRQSEARLQGLQEAGVPLQQQPSLKECLIKEPLE, from the exons ATGGCCGCCCGCATCCTGCACCGCCTGCGGCACGCGCTGGGCGCGGAGGGCGCCCGGGAGGAGCGGACGCACGACGGCGGTGAGGCCGAGGACTGCCCCGAGAGCTCGGAGCTGGAGGACGACACCGAGGGGCTGTCCACCCGGCTCAGCGGCACCCTGAGCTTCGGCGGGCACgaggaggacgaggaggaggaagacgaggaggaggaggaggaggacggcGCCGGCGAGGAGCTGCCGGCGGGGGATGCCGCGCAGGACGGAGGCAGGTGCCGGGATGGGTGCCCCGGGAGCCCGCTGCCCCCGCGCCCGCTGAGCCCTTCTCCCCGCACAGAGTGGGGCccggcggcgcggcccggcaGCCTCCTGACccggcagctgcaggagctgtggcGGCGGTCGCGGAGCAGCCTCGTACCGCAGCGGCTGCTCTTCGAGGTCACCAGCGCCAGCGTGGTCAGCGAGCGCTCCTCCAAGTACGTG CTCTACACCATCTACCTGATCCGCTCCGGGCAGTTGGACAAAGCTCCCGCCTCCATCTCCCGCCGCTACTCGGACTTCGAGCGGCTGAACCGCCGCCTGCGCGGCCGCTTTGGCTGTGACATGGCGGGCATCGCCTTCCCCAGGAAGAGGCTGCGGCGCAACTTCACGGCCGAGACCATCGCCAAGCGGAGCCGGGCCTTCGAGCAGTTCCTGTCCCACCTGCACTCCATCGCCGAGATCCGCCGCTCCCCCGAGTTCCTCGAGTTCTTCTTCCTGCAGGACCTGCGTGCCGCCCAGCGCCTCACCTGCACCGGCATGTACCGCGAGGCTCTGGCCACGTGGGCCAACGCTTACCGCCTGCAGGACCGCCTGGGGGTCTGCGGCTCCGGCCGCTTCCTCCTGACGCTGGCCGGGTTGGTTGTCTGCCACCAGGAGCTGGACCAGCTGGGTGAAGCCCACGGCTGCTGCGAGCAGgcgctgcagctgctggaggccCAGGACAGCCACCCGCTGCTGGGGCCCTTCCTCCAGGCTCACGTCCACCTGGCCTGGAAAGTGGGCAAGGATAAGAGGCAGTCGGAGGCCCGGCTGCAGGGCCTGCAGGAGGCCGGGGTGCccttgcagcagcagcccagcctgaAGGAGTGTCTCATCAAGGAACCTCTGGAGTGA
- the UBE2C gene encoding ubiquitin-conjugating enzyme E2 C, giving the protein MASQNADPAAVTSAAARKGAEAGATAARGSVGKRLQQELVALMMSGDKGISAFPESDNLFRWIGTIDGAAGTAYEELRYKLSLEFPSGYPYTAPTVRFLTPCYHPNVDAQGNICLDILKEKWSALYDVRTILLSIQSLLAEPNVDSPLNTHAAELWKNQAAYKKYLREMYGKQVKSQET; this is encoded by the exons ATGGCCTCGCAGAACGCCGACCCCGCCGCCGTAACCAGCGCCGCCGCCCGGAAAGGAGCTGAGGCGGGAGCTACGGCTGCGCGCGGCTCTGTGGGGAAGAG gctgcagcaggagctggtggCGCTGATG ATGTCCGGCGATAAAGGGATCTCCGCCTTCCCCGAGTCCGACAACCTCTTCCGCTGGATCGGCACCATCGACGGCGCGGCGGGCACG GCCTACGAGGAGCTGCGCTACAAACTGTCCCTGGAGTTCCCCAGCGGGTATCCCTACACCGCGCCCACGGTGCGCTTCCTCACGCCCTGCTACCACCCCAACGTGGATGCTCAGGGCAACATCTGCCTCGACATCCTGAAGGAGAAGTGGTCGGCCCTCTATGACGTGCGCACCATCCTGCTGTCCATCCAGAGCCTGCTGGCAG AGCCCAACGTTGACAGCCCACTGAACACGCACGCTGCTGAGCTGTGGAAGAACCAGGCTG CCTACAAGAAGTACCTGCGGGAGATGTATGGCAAGCAGGTTAAGAGCCAGGAGACCTGA
- the ZSWIM3 gene encoding zinc finger SWIM domain-containing protein 3 yields the protein MELGARFRTYKEFMESLCAYQQTYGSHYSLRSCTSVRFHNREYGTAVREDVMFMQVKFGCTRTQKYSKKRKKHPNLCPAYFVLQYNEDIDQLVISELCGDHIHVDTELFLTGGITRGASTTADGSPAVKVRRQQADGTKSSNEVDENSPETEQPVDGAAAHCRLPALSATGEDNDSASAAARVTEVVKNCLNADSGALASVDVDNDQGLERLSFQTCKMKSLFMKFPASLLLHRVQNKGGHVLYVLLVESKERVGKIVHWSVLRADTGQSISKMLTVFKEFNPEWQKVKVVFVDVSFLHKAVLQELFPLAQVLLSVYHTVRLLEEKVNATEMPHSAKQEMKLALKKAVFSTSADSLDTLSHMMKSVVNAELYDYLQANWFSCELLWYMHTKKGLHSCSAHIDSLDLITHRLSALFAQYSSLEASVLHFLECAECLDSKLLESSSWTPSCTKDCQRGSQEKPAVQVYVVTKPDPPLDSQAHTEQPEPPRETVPSVVMERKGCMLEALQGGCTALDYQLCAAEWEVVQMSTQLISAVPGGVEVRLLEDAHRVSADRCSCSCYFQQRYRLPCRHVLAVLHADRRSVESGMVGHRWQRKYRQQTELPEHAGTEEELDRRDRIQALSKELANLLLQSDGAQLEERGSALRAIVDAWAEAGGDKELGAAAGPAVAVKEEAAGSP from the exons ATGGAGCTCGGGGCGCGTTTCCGGACCTACAAGGAGTTCATGGAGTCGCTCTGCGCCTACCAGCAGACCTACGGCTCCCACTATAGCCTGCGCAGCTGCACCTCGGTGCGCTTCCACAACCGGGAGTACGGCACGGCCGTTCGCGAGGATGTGAT GTTCATGCAGGTGAAGTTTGGTTGTACCCGGACCCAAAAGTACagtaagaaaaggaagaagcatcCCAACCTGTGTCCAGCttactttgttttgcagtaCAACGAGGACATAGATCAACTTGTGATCAGTGAGCTATGTGGCGACCATATACATGTGGACACAGAACTTTTCCTGACCGGAGGCATAACCAGAGGAGCCAGCACCACAGCGGATGGCAGCCCTGCGGTCAAAGTGCgcaggcagcaggcagatgGGACCAAAAGCTCCAATGAGGTGGATGAGAACTCACCCGAGACCGAGCAACCTGTGGATGGAGCAGCTGCCCACTGCAGGCTTCCTGCACTCTCAGCAACAGGAGAGGACAACGACTctgcctcagcagcagccagagtCACTGAAGTAGTGAAAAACTGCCTGAATGCAGACAGCGGGGCACTGGCTTCAGTTGATGTAGACAATGACCAGGGGCTAGAGAGACTCAGCTTCCAGACCTGCAAGATGAAGAGCTTATTCATGAAGTTCCCTGCCAGCCTTCTGTTGCACAGGGTGCAGAATAAGGGCGGACATGTTCTCTATGTGCTCTTAGTAGAGAGTAAAGAGCGAGTGGGGAAGATCGTGCACTGGTCAGTGCTGAGAGCTGACACGGGACAGAGCATCAGCAAAATGCTGACTGTTTTCAAGGAGTTCAATCCTGAGTGGCAAAAGGTGAAGGTTGTTTTTGTGGACGTGTCCTTCCTTCACAAAGCTGTCCTTCAGGAGCTCTTTCCTTTGGCTCAGGTGCTCCTTTCTGTTTACCACACTGTCCGACTGCTTGAGGAAAAGGTGAATGCGACAGAAATGCCACATAGTGCCAAGCAAGAAATGAAGCTGGCCTTAAAGAAGGCGGTATTTTCCACTTCGGCTGACAGTCTGGACACCCTGTCTCACATGATGAAGAGCGTGGTTAACGCGGAGCTGTACGACTACCTCCAGGCCAACTGGTTCTCCTGCGAGCTGCTGTGGTACATGCACACCAAGAAAGGTCTTCATTCGTGCAGCGCACACATCGACAGCCTGGATCTCATCACACACCGGCTATCTGCTCTCTTTGCCCAGTACTCCTCCTTGGAGGCCAGCGTTCTCCATTTTCTGGAGTGTGCCGAGTGTCTCGACTCCAAACTTCTGGAGAGCTCCAGCTGGACTCCCTCGTGCACCAAGGACTGTCAGAGAGGCTCCCAAGAGAAACCTGCAGTGCAGGTGTACGTTGTCACAAAACCAGACCCTCCTTTAGACTCGCAGGCTCacactgagcagcctgagccTCCCAGGGAGACGGTGCCCAGCGTGGTGATGGAGAGGAAGGGCTGCATGCTGGAGGCGCTGCAGGGCGGCTGCACGGCGCTGGACTACCAGCTGTGTGCCGCCGAGTGGGAGGTGGTGCAGATGTCCACGCAGCTGATCAGCGCCGTGCCGGGCGGCGTGGAGGTGCGGCTGCTGGAGGACGCGCACCGGGTGAGCGCCGAccgctgcagctgcagctgctacTTCCAGCAGCGCTACCGCCTGCCCTGCCGCCACGTGCTGGCCGTGCTGCACGCCGACCGCAGGAGCGTGGAGAGCGGCATGGTGGGCCACCGCTGGCAGAGGAAGTACCGGCAGCAAACGGAGCTACCGGAGCACGCGGGTACGGAGGAGGAGTTGGACCGGCGGGACCGGATCCAGGCGCTCAGCAAGGAGCTGGccaacctgctgctgcagagcgACGGGGCGCAGCTGGAGGAGCGCGGCTCCGCTCTCAGGGCCATCGTGGACGCCTGGGCCGAGGCAGGTGGGGACAAGGAGCtcggggcggcggcgggcccGGCCGTGGCGGTgaaggaggaggcggcgggTTCGCCGTGA
- the ACOT8 gene encoding acyl-coenzyme A thioesterase 8, producing the protein MAAPGDGGGSGSGSGPKRLSAGGDLRSVLLTSVLNLERLELDLFRGQHHWVPATRRLFGGQIVGQALVAAARAVSRDLQAHSLHCYFVRAGDPKVPVLYEVERTRTGKSFSVRSVKAIQHGKPIFICQASFQLAQQSPVQHQFSMPTVPPPEELLTQEELIEKFLQNPNLAERYRKHLNKIQAEDVPIDIKPVNPPDIFCTESQEPKQFFWVRARGYIGETDMKVHCCVAAYISDYAFLGTALLPHRQYNIKFMVSLDHSMWFHAPFRSDHWMLYECESPWAGGCRGLVHGRLWRRDGVLAVTCTQEGVIRVEQNPNQSKL; encoded by the exons ATGGCGGCGCCGGGCGATGGTGGCGGTTCGGGCTCAGGCTCGGGCCCGAAGCGGTTGTCGGCGGGCGGGGACCTGCGGAGCGTGCTGCTCACCAGCGTGCTCAACCTGGAGCGCCTCGAGCTCGACCTCTTCAG GGGTCAGCACCACTGGGTGCCCGCCACCCGGCGGCTGTTCGGCGGGCAGATCGTGGGCCAGGCGCTGGTGGCGGCCGCCCGCGCCGTCAGCCGTGACCTGCAGGCGCACTCCCTGCACTGCTACTTCGTGAGAGCAG GAGACCCCAAGGTGCCGGTGCTGTACGAGGTGGAGCGGACCCGCACTGGAAAGAGCTTCTCCGTCCGCTCTGTGAAGGCCATTCAGCACGGGAAGCCCATCTTCATCTGCCAGGCCTCCTTCCAGCTGGCCCAGCAGAGCCCCGTGCAGCACCAGTTCTCCATGCCCACCGTGCCGCCccctgaggagctgctgacacAGGAGGAGCTCATTGAGAAGTTCCTGCA GAACCCTAACTTGGCAGAAAGATACAGAAAGCATCTCAACAAGATCCAAGCTGAAGACGTGCCGATCGATATCAAACCTGTGAACCCACCAGATATATTCTGCACGGAGTCCCAGGAGCCAAAGCAGTTCTTCTGGGTGCGAGCCCGAGGCTACATAG GAGAGACTGACATGAAGGTGCACTGCTGTGTAGCCGCCTACATCTCTGACTATGCCTTTCTGGGCACGGCCTTGCTGCCCCATCGTCAATACAACATCAAATTCATGGTGTCCCTCGACCACTCCATGTGGTTCCACGCACCCTTCCGATCTGACCACTGGATGTTGTATGAGTGCGAGAGCCCCTGGGCCG GTGGGTGCCGAGGGCTGGTGCACGGACGGCTGTGGCGCAGGGATGGGGTCCTGGCTGTCACCTGCACACAGGAAGGAGTCATCCGGGTGGAACAGAACCCAAACCAGAGTAAACTTTAG
- the LOC140259189 gene encoding regulator of G-protein signaling 9-binding protein-like, with protein MAPGRGAASGCGARGVCMATQTALCKAAAGHRQLVLQLGGSADGPQLRQERHRRSVEVRELSVGLQSALLAWLQQAVGPQERRELERLWVLFLSALELFLQDLCCAHHLCCTFSPGVGGVTPLRTGLGRWRGGGLELPPTPPCLEEEMEQVRAMMVEMESTANIPLWTVESMHVVEAGEGTAPMSHRPGPGTGCCCRVL; from the exons ATGGCACCGGGGCGAGGGGCTGCTTCTGGCTGCGGGGCACGAGGGGTGTGCATGGCTACCCAGACTGCACTCTGCAAGGCGGCAGCGGGGCACCgacagctggtgctgcagctgggcgGCAGTGCTGACGGCCCCCAGCTGCGCCAGGAGCGGCACAGGAGGAGCGTGGAGGTGCGGGAGCTCAGTGTCG GGCTgcagagcgcactgctggcgTGGCTGCAGCAAGCTGTGGGCCCCCAGGAGCGGCGAGAGCTGGAGCGGCTGTGGGTGCTCTTCCTCTCTGCCCTGGAGCTCTTCCTGCAGGACCTGTGCTGTGCCCATCACCTCTGCTGCACCTTCTCCCCAGGGGTGGGTGGTGTGACCCCACTGCGCACTGGGCTAGGGCGGTGGCGAGGTGGGGGTCTCGAGCTGCCCCCAACCCCCCCATGCCtggaggaggagatggagcAGGTGAGGGCAATGATGGTGGAGATGGAGAGCACGGCCAACATCCCACTATGGACGGTGGAATCCATGCATGTGGTGGAGGCAGGGGAGGGTACAGCACCCATGTCCCACAGGCCAGGGCCTGGCACTGGGTGCTGCTGTAGGGTGCTGTGA
- the TNNC2 gene encoding troponin C, skeletal muscle, with translation MPSMTDQQAEARAFLSEEMIAEFKAAFDMFDADGGGDISTKELGTVMRMLGQNPTKEELDAIIEEVDEDGSGTIDFEEFLVMMVRQMKEDAKGKSEEELANCFRIFDKNADGFIDIEELGEILRATGEHVTEEDIEDMMKDSDKNNDGRIDFDEFLKMMEGVQ, from the exons ATGCCGTCAATG ACAGACCAGCAGGCGGAGGCCCGCGCCTTCCTCAGCGAAGAGATGATTGCTg AGTTCAAAGCTGCCTTCGATATGTTTGATGCGGACGGTGGTGGGGACATCAGCACCAAGGAGTTGGGCACAGTGATGAGGATGCTGGGCCAAAACCCCACTAAAGAGGAGCTGGACGCCATCATCGAGGAGGTGGATGAGGATG GCAGCGGCACCATCGACTTCGAGGAGTTCCTGGTGATGATGGTGCGCCAGATGAAAGAGGACGCCAAGGGCAAGTCTGAGGAGGAGCTGGCCAACTGCTTCCGCATCTTTGACAA GAACGCGGATGGATTCATCGACATCGAAGAGCTGGGTGAGATTCTCAGGGCCACCGGGGAGCACGTCACCGAGGAGGACATAGAAGACATGATGAAGGATTCAGACAAGAACAATGACGGTCGCATTGACTTTGATG AGTTCCTGAAGATGATGGAGGGAGTGCAGTAA